One segment of Pristis pectinata isolate sPriPec2 chromosome 3, sPriPec2.1.pri, whole genome shotgun sequence DNA contains the following:
- the psmb1 gene encoding proteasome subunit beta type-1 — MLHSYGYMGGREEYQYSGPTQHRFSPYTFNGGTVLALAGEDFCIVASDTRLSEGYSIHSRDSPKCYKLTDQTVIGCTGFHGDCLTLTKIIDARLKMYKHSNNKTMTSGAIAAMLSTILYSRRFFPYYVYNIIGGLDEEGKGAVYSFDPVGSYQRDAYKAGGSASAMLQPLLDNQIGFKNMESVEHLPLTLEKATQLVKDVFISAAERDVYTGDCLKICFITKDGIREESLPLRKD, encoded by the exons ATGTTGCACTCGTACGGGTACATGGGGGGCCGGGAGGAGTATCAGTACTCGGGGCCAACGCAGCACCGCTTCTCGCCTTATACCTTCAACGGAGG AACTGTGCTGGCCTTAGCTGGGGAAGACTTTTGCATTGTTGCTTCAGATACACGACTGAGCGAAGGTTATTCCATTCACAGCCGAGACTCGCCCAAGTGCTACAAATT GACAGACCAAACGGTGATTGGATGCACTGGATTCCATGGAGACTGTCTTACACTAACAAAAATCATTGATGCAAGATTAAAG ATGTACAAACATTCAAATAATAAGACTATGACGAGTGGAGCAATAGCAGCAATGCTTTCCACCATTCTGTACTCTCGACGGTTTTTCCCTTACTATGTTTACAATATCATTGGCGGCCTTGATGAAGAAG GGAAGGGTGCAGTGTACAGCTTTGACCCTGTAGGATCCTATCAGCGAGATGCTTACAAAGCCGGCGGCTCGGCCAGTGCCATGCTGCAGCCACTTCTGGATAACCAG ATTGGATTCAAGAATATGGAGTCAGTAGAACATCTCCCCCTCACTCTGGAGAAAGCAACACAGCTAGTTAAAGATGTTTTCATCTCTGCAGCTGAGAGAGATGTTTATACTGGTGACTGTCTAAAGATTTGCTTCATTACAAAAGACGGAATCAGAGAGGAGTCGCTGCCTCTTCGGAAAGATTAA